Proteins from a genomic interval of Quercus lobata isolate SW786 chromosome 11, ValleyOak3.0 Primary Assembly, whole genome shotgun sequence:
- the LOC115966848 gene encoding uncharacterized protein LOC115966848, translated as MELMVMVVWTLWYRRNQIKTRHLDFPTSQVVPQASQTLSDFKLHNISLPSLQGVVGHVRAQAQWSPPPMDCFKVNFDGAIFLELGKAGLGVVIRNWQGNVMASLSEQAPLPISPDIVEAMAAAREISFAQELGIRPFILEGDSDVVIKTFMATEDSLSSFGHIISLAKSTLTTNE; from the coding sequence ATGGAGCTGATGGTCATGGTGGTGTGGACACTGTGGTATCGTAGAAATCAGATCAAAACAAGGCATCTGGACTTCCCCACTTCTCAGGTGGTCCCACAAGCTTCACAAACCTTGTCGGACTTCAAACTACACAATATCTCACTCCCATCGCTGCAAGGTGTCGTTGGACATGTACGGGCTCAAGCTCAGTGGTCTCCACCTCCCATGGACTGTttcaaagttaattttgatGGGGCAATATTTCTTGAGCTGGGCAAGGCAGGACTGGGTGTAGTAATCCGAAACTGGCAAGGGAATGTCATGGCTTCCCTCTCAGAACAAGCCCCACTTCCTATCTCTCCCGATATCGTCGAAGCCATGGCTGCTGCTAGGGAAATCTCATTTGCTCAGGAGCTTGGCATCAGACCTTTCATCCTTGAAGGAGATTCGGATGTGGTGATCAAAACCTTTATGGCTACAGAagattctctctcttcattcGGTCACATTATCTCTTTGGCTAAATCCACCTTAACCACAAACgaatga